In Mastigocladopsis repens PCC 10914, a single window of DNA contains:
- the hemE gene encoding uroporphyrinogen decarboxylase: MGISSNDPYLLRAARGEVLDRPPVWMMRQAGRYMKAYRDLREKYPSFRERSEIPEVAIEISLQPWKAFQPDGVILFSDIVTPLPGLGIEMDIAEGKGPIIDSPIRTSQQVDTLRPLEPEQSLPFIKTILQALRQEVGNKSTVLGFVGAPWTLAAYAVEGKGSKTYSIIKNMAFSNPTVLHQLLTKFADAIATYVRYQIDCGAQVVQMFDSWAGQLSPQDYETFALPYQQRVFQQVRETHPDTPLILLVSGCGGLLERMALSGADVITVDWTVDMADARERLGKHFKVQGNLDPGVLFGSQDFIRDRIFDTVRKAGNWGHILNLGHGVLPETPEENVAFFFETAKQLSSAVV, encoded by the coding sequence ATGGGTATTTCTTCTAATGATCCTTATCTCCTCAGGGCAGCTCGTGGTGAAGTGTTAGACCGTCCCCCCGTATGGATGATGCGACAAGCGGGACGGTATATGAAAGCTTACCGAGATTTAAGGGAGAAGTATCCTTCTTTTCGTGAGCGTTCGGAAATACCGGAAGTGGCGATTGAAATATCCTTGCAACCTTGGAAAGCCTTTCAACCGGACGGAGTGATTCTGTTTTCCGATATTGTCACGCCGCTTCCTGGTTTGGGCATTGAAATGGATATCGCTGAAGGCAAAGGACCAATCATTGACTCGCCCATTCGCACTTCTCAACAAGTCGATACCCTGCGTCCCTTAGAACCAGAACAATCCCTGCCTTTTATTAAAACAATCTTGCAGGCATTGCGGCAAGAAGTGGGTAACAAATCAACAGTGTTGGGCTTCGTTGGTGCGCCTTGGACATTAGCCGCTTATGCAGTAGAGGGAAAAGGTTCCAAAACCTATTCCATCATCAAAAACATGGCGTTCTCAAACCCGACGGTACTGCATCAGTTGCTGACAAAATTCGCAGATGCGATCGCTACTTATGTCCGCTACCAAATTGACTGTGGCGCTCAAGTTGTGCAAATGTTTGATTCTTGGGCAGGACAGTTGAGTCCTCAAGATTACGAAACTTTCGCACTCCCCTATCAGCAGCGGGTGTTCCAGCAAGTCAGGGAAACTCATCCTGATACACCCCTCATTCTGCTGGTGAGTGGTTGTGGTGGTTTGCTAGAGAGGATGGCACTATCGGGCGCGGATGTGATCACTGTAGACTGGACAGTGGATATGGCAGACGCACGGGAAAGATTAGGTAAACACTTCAAAGTGCAAGGAAATCTTGACCCTGGTGTGCTGTTTGGTTCTCAAGACTTTATCCGCGATCGCATTTTCGATACCGTTCGCAAGGCTGGTAACTGGGGACACATTCTCAATCTCGGTCACGGTGTTTTACCGGAGACTCCAGAGGAGAATGTCGCTTTCTTCTTTGAAACAGCAAAGCAACTCAGCAGTGCAGTTGTATGA
- a CDS encoding type II toxin-antitoxin system VapC family toxin, producing the protein MTYHPLILADSGFLFAYYSAQDKYHQQVRHFFENCTSKLVTPPVCIAEVMWLLNFHWRTQNEFLLDVAKQLYECEQLLPQDFSRIAELNAQYSDLPGDFADLCLVAISERLDIAAIATLDSDFDVYRRYRKKPFERVFLPK; encoded by the coding sequence ATGACCTACCACCCGCTCATACTCGCAGATAGTGGGTTTTTGTTCGCGTACTACAGCGCTCAGGACAAGTATCATCAACAGGTGCGTCACTTTTTTGAGAACTGCACTTCCAAACTGGTTACTCCCCCTGTTTGCATTGCAGAGGTGATGTGGTTGCTCAACTTTCATTGGCGTACACAAAATGAATTTCTTCTAGATGTTGCTAAACAACTCTACGAGTGTGAGCAGCTCTTACCTCAAGACTTTTCGCGCATTGCTGAGTTGAACGCTCAGTATTCTGACTTACCGGGGGATTTTGCCGATCTGTGCTTGGTAGCGATTTCAGAACGTTTGGATATTGCTGCGATCGCTACCCTAGACAGCGATTTTGATGTTTATCGGCGCTATCGTAAAAAACCTTTTGAACGAGTATTTTTGCCAAAGTAA
- a CDS encoding branched-chain amino acid ABC transporter permease: MNLAIFLQQFLNGLSIGSAYAIFALGYTLVYSILGIINLAHGAVFTLGAYLTYTLMGGAFGFNGVLSNASLPIQLPFAIALILGSTIAGFVGVAIERIAFLPLRKRGSDPLLTVVSSLGVGVVIVNLIQYLVGAESYTFPANTYGNLPPSINFGTAENPIPIRTVQMVIFAISVLIVAILTYFINYTKYGKAMQAIAEDPTTASLLGINSDRFIMLTFFISSFVAGVAGTLVASSVSIAGPYFGIGFGLRGLSVIVLGGLGSIPGAVLGGLVIGLVEAFVPGEYSGYKDAVAFGILFIMLLVRPQGLLGRRFVQKV, encoded by the coding sequence ATGAACTTAGCTATATTTTTGCAACAATTTTTGAATGGGTTATCTATTGGCAGCGCCTATGCCATTTTTGCTTTGGGATATACCCTGGTTTACTCCATTTTAGGCATCATTAATTTAGCTCATGGTGCTGTTTTTACCTTGGGTGCATATCTCACATATACGCTCATGGGTGGTGCTTTTGGATTTAATGGAGTGCTATCTAATGCATCGCTACCGATACAATTGCCATTTGCTATTGCCTTGATTTTGGGAAGTACTATCGCAGGCTTTGTTGGGGTGGCAATTGAACGTATTGCCTTTCTACCTTTGCGAAAGCGAGGTTCTGACCCTTTGCTAACAGTTGTTTCCAGTTTGGGTGTAGGAGTGGTTATTGTTAACTTAATCCAGTACTTGGTAGGTGCAGAAAGTTATACATTTCCTGCAAACACTTATGGTAATTTGCCACCATCTATCAACTTCGGCACGGCAGAAAACCCCATTCCCATTCGCACTGTTCAAATGGTGATTTTTGCCATATCAGTATTGATTGTGGCAATTCTTACTTATTTTATCAATTACACAAAGTATGGTAAAGCAATGCAGGCGATCGCCGAAGACCCGACAACCGCCAGTCTGTTAGGAATTAACAGCGATCGCTTTATTATGCTGACATTTTTTATCAGCAGTTTTGTTGCAGGAGTGGCGGGAACGTTAGTTGCTTCGAGTGTCAGCATTGCTGGACCTTATTTTGGGATAGGTTTTGGGTTAAGGGGGTTATCGGTCATTGTCTTGGGTGGTTTGGGTAGTATCCCTGGTGCGGTGCTAGGAGGTTTGGTGATTGGACTGGTGGAGGCGTTTGTCCCGGGAGAATACTCAGGGTATAAAGATGCTGTTGCCTTTGGCATCCTGTTTATTATGCTGTTAGTTCGACCCCAAGGTTTACTTGGACGTCGGTTTGTCCAGAAGGTGTAA
- a CDS encoding ABC transporter ATP-binding protein, whose translation MNTDTLSNTQIFKILEIKDLYVNYGGIEALQNINLVVSKGEVVTLIGANGAGKTTTLRAISKIVNPHRGKIMYNGRNITRRQPHEVVQLGIAHCPEGRRVLARQTVLDNLLLGAYIRSNQTEVRNDIQYQFERFPRLAQRRNQLAGTLSGGEQQMLAIARALMSKPKLLLLDEPSLGLAPTIVREIFTIIHNLRATGVTILLVEQNANLALQIADRGYVLEAGCITLSGAASELITDERVKKAYLG comes from the coding sequence ATGAATACAGATACATTAAGTAATACACAAATTTTTAAAATTTTAGAAATTAAAGACCTTTATGTTAACTATGGAGGAATTGAAGCTCTACAAAATATTAATTTAGTTGTGAGCAAAGGCGAGGTAGTTACCCTGATAGGTGCTAATGGTGCAGGCAAAACGACGACTCTGCGTGCTATCTCCAAAATAGTTAATCCTCACCGTGGCAAAATTATGTACAACGGACGTAATATTACCCGCCGCCAACCTCATGAAGTTGTACAACTAGGTATTGCCCATTGTCCTGAAGGAAGAAGAGTATTAGCGCGGCAAACAGTTTTAGATAACTTACTATTGGGTGCTTATATTCGTTCCAATCAAACAGAGGTGAGAAATGATATCCAGTACCAATTTGAGAGATTCCCTCGTTTAGCACAAAGGCGTAATCAATTGGCGGGAACCCTCAGCGGTGGTGAACAACAAATGTTAGCTATAGCCCGTGCTTTGATGAGTAAACCTAAACTTTTGCTCTTAGATGAGCCTAGCTTAGGTTTAGCACCTACAATTGTCCGTGAAATTTTCACTATTATTCACAATCTGCGTGCTACAGGCGTGACTATCCTTTTGGTTGAACAAAATGCCAACCTTGCTCTACAAATTGCAGACCGTGGTTATGTATTAGAAGCTGGTTGCATCACTCTATCAGGTGCAGCATCGGAATTAATCACTGATGAGCGAGTGAAAAAGGCTTATTTGGGGTGA
- a CDS encoding NAD-dependent epimerase/dehydratase family protein: MSQKRILVTGASGCIGHYISEALIQETEHELYLLVRNPKKLQVDTQARPGVTVLQGDMQEIGQFADLLKTIDTAVLTATAWGGDGTFDINVHKTHELLNLLDPDKCEQIIYFSTASVLDRNNQPLKEAGELGTDYIRSKYDCLHKIPQLAIAPKVTTVFPTLVVGGDSNKPYSHITSGIPEVTTYINLIRFLNADGSFHFIHGRDIATVVRYLIENPPKQDEPRSLVLGQAQLTVNQAIEEVCAYLGKKIYFRIPLSLSLANLIIVLFRIQMAAWDRFSMNYRHFTYQNVINPGSLGLANYCATMSDVLKISRVKPLSK, encoded by the coding sequence ATGAGTCAGAAACGAATTTTAGTAACGGGTGCGAGTGGTTGTATCGGTCACTATATAAGTGAAGCCTTAATTCAAGAAACGGAACACGAACTGTATCTGCTAGTCAGGAACCCAAAGAAACTGCAAGTTGATACTCAAGCACGTCCTGGTGTCACCGTCTTGCAAGGTGATATGCAAGAAATAGGACAATTTGCGGACTTGCTGAAAACCATAGATACTGCTGTACTAACGGCAACAGCTTGGGGCGGTGATGGAACATTTGATATTAATGTACATAAAACGCACGAGTTGCTCAACTTGCTAGATCCAGACAAATGCGAACAAATCATTTATTTTTCCACTGCTAGTGTTTTGGATCGCAACAATCAACCCTTAAAGGAAGCAGGCGAACTGGGGACAGATTATATCCGTTCCAAGTACGATTGCTTACATAAGATACCGCAGTTAGCGATCGCACCCAAAGTGACGACTGTTTTTCCCACTTTAGTTGTGGGGGGCGATTCCAATAAACCCTATTCTCACATTACATCTGGTATCCCAGAAGTGACGACTTATATAAATTTGATTCGCTTTCTGAATGCAGATGGCAGTTTCCACTTCATTCACGGGCGAGATATTGCTACTGTGGTAAGGTATTTGATTGAGAATCCTCCCAAACAAGACGAACCACGCTCCTTAGTTTTAGGTCAAGCGCAGTTAACCGTAAACCAGGCAATAGAAGAAGTTTGCGCCTATCTAGGGAAAAAGATTTACTTCCGCATCCCTCTATCTTTATCTTTAGCCAACTTAATTATCGTTTTGTTCCGCATTCAAATGGCGGCTTGGGATAGATTCAGTATGAACTATCGGCATTTTACTTACCAAAATGTCATCAATCCCGGCAGTTTGGGTTTGGCAAATTACTGTGCGACGATGAGCGATGTTTTGAAAATAAGTCGTGTTAAGCCATTAAGTAAGTAA
- a CDS encoding branched-chain amino acid ABC transporter permease: protein MAEFIATYGSLIVSMVLGALLGLSLYLPLMAGQLSLASPGFYALGGYIAAILSTTVFSSTSGSFPIPLLLLEMLIAGIVSGLLGVAVGIPALRLRGIYLAIATIAFVEVLRVISLNLEITGGAVGIFSIPQPFQTPIEYLWIALPLLLISIIFIYRLERIRAGRAFIAIREDELAAGAMGINPTYYKVLAFTLGCILAGVVGAMSAHFLNTWNARQGTFDASIIYLTFVLIGGSRTFLGSVVGGMVFTALPEVLRAIADTGGLPTWLAQFLRDGRLIIFGLLIVIGTIFFPQGLVTPDLFKKRKNRRNEVFK from the coding sequence ATGGCTGAATTTATCGCTACTTACGGGTCTCTTATCGTCTCTATGGTGTTGGGGGCGCTGCTGGGGCTGTCGCTGTACTTACCACTGATGGCTGGACAGCTCTCTTTGGCAAGCCCTGGCTTTTATGCTTTGGGTGGTTATATAGCTGCGATTCTCTCCACAACCGTTTTTTCTTCCACAAGTGGTTCATTCCCCATTCCACTGCTATTACTGGAGATGTTAATTGCTGGTATCGTTTCTGGTTTATTAGGTGTGGCGGTAGGAATACCAGCGTTGCGGTTGCGGGGAATTTATTTGGCGATCGCCACCATTGCCTTTGTGGAAGTTCTGCGAGTCATATCTCTAAATTTAGAAATTACAGGCGGTGCTGTAGGAATTTTTTCCATCCCTCAACCTTTTCAAACACCAATCGAGTATTTGTGGATTGCGCTGCCATTGCTGCTGATCAGCATTATATTCATTTACCGTTTGGAACGCATCAGAGCAGGAAGGGCTTTCATCGCTATCCGTGAGGATGAATTGGCTGCAGGTGCGATGGGAATTAATCCGACTTACTACAAAGTTTTAGCATTTACGTTAGGGTGTATTTTGGCAGGAGTGGTTGGTGCAATGAGTGCCCATTTTCTCAACACTTGGAATGCACGTCAAGGAACGTTCGATGCCAGTATTATCTACTTAACTTTTGTGTTAATTGGTGGTTCTAGAACTTTTTTGGGTTCAGTCGTAGGAGGTATGGTATTTACAGCCTTGCCAGAAGTGTTGAGAGCAATAGCAGACACAGGCGGTTTACCTACCTGGCTCGCACAATTTCTCCGAGATGGTCGATTAATTATCTTTGGATTGCTTATAGTTATCGGTACAATATTTTTCCCTCAAGGACTTGTGACTCCAGATTTATTTAAAAAACGCAAAAATCGCAGGAATGAAGTCTTTAAATAA
- a CDS encoding PIN domain-containing protein: MYLLDTDVLIDIQRGHAPAIAWFASLLEVPSVPGFVVMELIQDAQNIQQVRNALKLVAPLPVVWATEADCARALSDFTTYHLSHSLGLLDALIAACTVGRGATLCTFNVKHYRVVPGLVTAQPYAR; this comes from the coding sequence ATGTACTTGTTAGACACTGACGTTCTGATCGACATTCAGCGTGGTCATGCTCCTGCAATAGCTTGGTTTGCGAGCCTACTAGAGGTGCCTAGTGTTCCCGGTTTTGTTGTTATGGAGCTAATTCAAGATGCTCAGAACATACAACAAGTGCGTAATGCCCTCAAGCTCGTTGCTCCATTGCCTGTGGTTTGGGCTACTGAAGCTGATTGCGCCCGTGCCCTATCAGATTTTACAACCTATCACCTGTCACACAGTTTGGGGTTGCTTGATGCTTTGATTGCTGCTTGTACAGTTGGACGAGGTGCAACGCTCTGCACCTTCAATGTTAAACATTATCGGGTTGTGCCCGGTTTAGTTACAGCACAACCCTACGCTCGTTGA
- a CDS encoding ABC transporter ATP-binding protein: MTQENLTKNHFGLPILEAKDLTRRFGGLVAVNNVSFSVNQYEIFGLIGPNGAGKTTLFNLMTGLITPSSGQLLYQGAEISQLRPHKIAGLGIARTFQNIRLFAELSALENVIIARHLQTKSSTIKGILGLPPAPKEEQKSQQKALELLDLVGLSERIDEKAKNFPYGDQRRLEIARALALDPQILLLDEPAAGMNPSEKLQLSEFIRNLRDRFNLTIILIEHHVPLVMGLCDRIAVLDFGQLIALGEPSVIRNDSAVIEAYLGNE, translated from the coding sequence ATGACTCAGGAAAATTTAACCAAAAATCACTTTGGATTACCGATATTAGAGGCGAAAGACCTCACTCGCCGTTTTGGAGGGCTAGTAGCGGTAAATAATGTTTCTTTTTCAGTCAACCAATATGAAATTTTTGGGCTTATTGGTCCCAACGGTGCTGGTAAGACAACTCTGTTTAATTTAATGACAGGCTTAATAACACCTTCTAGCGGGCAATTACTTTATCAAGGTGCAGAAATTTCCCAACTACGTCCCCATAAAATTGCTGGTTTAGGTATTGCTCGGACATTCCAAAATATTCGTTTATTTGCTGAACTTTCAGCTTTAGAAAATGTTATAATAGCGCGTCATTTGCAGACCAAGAGCAGTACAATAAAAGGTATTTTGGGATTGCCACCCGCTCCCAAGGAGGAACAAAAAAGTCAGCAAAAAGCTTTAGAGTTACTAGATTTGGTTGGTTTGAGTGAGCGTATTGACGAAAAAGCCAAAAATTTTCCCTACGGTGACCAACGACGACTGGAAATTGCCCGCGCCCTTGCTTTAGATCCGCAAATTTTACTGTTAGATGAACCTGCGGCTGGTATGAACCCCAGTGAAAAGCTACAGTTGAGTGAATTTATCCGTAACCTGCGAGATAGATTCAATTTGACGATAATTCTGATTGAGCATCATGTCCCCTTGGTTATGGGTTTATGTGACCGTATCGCCGTTTTAGATTTTGGGCAGTTGATTGCTTTAGGGGAACCATCTGTTATCAGAAATGACTCGGCTGTGATTGAAGCATATTTGGGCAACGAATAA
- a CDS encoding ABC transporter substrate-binding protein gives MKQPAAITTAIFTACAMLLTACGGSTNSSTNTGTNNTTNSATNATATTSTSGPIPIGIAFAQTSNVALLGQEGVAGAKIAEKYFNDKGGVNGTPIKLVFQDSSGDEAGAINAFQTLINKDKVVGIVGPTLSQQAFSADPVAERAKVPVIGASNTAKGIPEIGDYVARVSAPVTTVAPLSVKAALKQNPNIKRVAVFYAQNDAFNKSETEIFQKTVKEQGLEIVTVQKFQTSDTDFQAQATNALNLKPDLVIISGLAADGGNLVRQLRELGYKGLIVSGNGLNTGKVFAVCQALCDGVIIAQAYSPEYSGEVNKDFRTAYVKQFNEEPPQFSGQAFAAVQVYVEALKALDKKSKVSTMPLNQLRTELNKQLLAGKYETPLGEIAFTPVGDIVQKDFYVAQIKMDKDGKKGKFAILK, from the coding sequence ATGAAACAACCTGCTGCTATTACAACTGCAATATTTACGGCTTGTGCTATGCTGCTAACAGCCTGCGGCGGTAGCACTAACAGTAGTACAAATACTGGAACAAACAACACCACAAATTCTGCAACCAACGCCACAGCAACAACAAGTACGTCTGGTCCTATTCCCATCGGTATTGCCTTTGCACAAACTAGCAACGTGGCATTACTAGGTCAAGAGGGAGTCGCTGGAGCAAAGATTGCTGAGAAGTATTTTAATGATAAAGGTGGTGTTAATGGCACTCCAATTAAATTAGTGTTTCAAGACTCTAGTGGCGATGAAGCAGGAGCAATTAACGCTTTTCAAACTTTAATTAATAAAGATAAAGTTGTTGGTATTGTTGGTCCAACTTTATCACAGCAAGCTTTTAGCGCTGACCCTGTTGCAGAAAGAGCAAAAGTCCCAGTAATTGGAGCATCTAATACTGCTAAAGGAATTCCGGAAATTGGTGATTATGTGGCGCGTGTCTCTGCACCTGTGACTACTGTTGCTCCTCTTTCAGTGAAAGCTGCGCTCAAGCAAAATCCTAATATTAAAAGAGTTGCTGTCTTTTACGCTCAAAATGATGCCTTTAACAAGTCCGAAACAGAAATTTTTCAGAAAACAGTCAAGGAACAGGGACTAGAGATAGTCACAGTGCAAAAGTTCCAAACAAGTGATACTGACTTTCAAGCTCAAGCCACTAATGCTCTTAATTTAAAACCCGATTTAGTGATTATTTCTGGTTTAGCTGCTGATGGTGGTAATTTAGTGCGACAACTGAGAGAATTAGGTTATAAAGGCTTAATTGTAAGTGGCAATGGTTTGAACACAGGGAAAGTCTTCGCAGTCTGTCAAGCACTTTGCGATGGTGTGATTATTGCCCAAGCTTACAGTCCTGAATATTCAGGGGAAGTGAATAAGGACTTCCGCACCGCATATGTCAAGCAATTTAATGAAGAACCACCTCAATTTAGCGGTCAAGCTTTTGCTGCTGTGCAGGTATATGTAGAAGCTTTGAAAGCTTTAGATAAAAAGTCTAAAGTAAGTACAATGCCTCTGAATCAATTACGTACAGAATTAAACAAGCAGCTATTAGCAGGAAAATATGAAACTCCTCTGGGCGAGATTGCTTTCACACCTGTAGGCGATATCGTTCAAAAAGACTTTTATGTTGCCCAAATTAAGATGGACAAAGACGGAAAAAAAGGTAAATTCGCTATTTTAAAATAG
- a CDS encoding glycosyltransferase family 4 protein: MTATSQSLKFLFVSTPVGPLGTGLGGGVELTLHNISQEMIRRGHKLQIVAPSGSTWDCLPVVQIPGNLQIIAQSQQRAALVTMPENSVLANMWDYARQVQSEYHLIVNFGYDWLPFYLTPFFQRPIAHLVSMGSLNNALDQIIKQVAKQFPGTIGFHSLAQAATFDLEEQFFCLSNGIDTSLYEFCAQPKQQLAWVGRISPEKGLEDAVSVAKMTQIPLKIMGKLQDELYWQKICQDYANAPFEYLGFLSTSQMQQVLRECRALLMTHRWVEAFGNVAIEALACGVPVISYRRGGPAEIVQDGKTGFLVEPDSLPGLVNAVSHLDQINRQTCRASAETEFSLEALGDRFEEWFIQILDF, from the coding sequence ATGACTGCTACTTCTCAATCTTTGAAGTTCCTCTTTGTCTCCACACCCGTTGGACCACTTGGTACTGGACTCGGCGGTGGTGTGGAATTGACGCTACATAACATTTCCCAAGAAATGATCCGGCGCGGTCATAAACTGCAAATAGTTGCCCCTTCTGGTTCTACATGGGATTGTTTACCTGTTGTGCAAATTCCTGGCAATTTACAAATCATTGCTCAGAGTCAGCAACGTGCAGCCCTTGTGACTATGCCAGAAAATTCGGTACTGGCGAATATGTGGGATTATGCACGTCAGGTTCAGAGTGAGTACCACCTGATTGTCAACTTTGGTTATGATTGGTTGCCATTCTACTTAACACCTTTTTTTCAACGTCCCATTGCCCACTTAGTCAGCATGGGTTCGTTAAATAACGCTTTAGACCAAATTATTAAACAAGTCGCAAAGCAGTTTCCTGGTACGATTGGCTTTCATAGCCTCGCACAAGCGGCTACTTTTGATCTTGAGGAGCAGTTTTTTTGCCTAAGTAATGGAATTGATACATCGCTGTATGAGTTTTGCGCCCAACCAAAACAACAGTTAGCCTGGGTCGGTCGAATTTCCCCAGAAAAAGGCTTAGAAGACGCGGTATCTGTAGCAAAAATGACTCAAATTCCGCTGAAAATTATGGGTAAACTCCAAGATGAATTGTACTGGCAGAAGATTTGCCAGGATTACGCAAATGCACCATTTGAGTATTTAGGATTTCTATCAACTTCCCAAATGCAGCAAGTTTTGCGCGAGTGTCGGGCATTGTTGATGACACACCGATGGGTAGAAGCATTCGGAAATGTGGCAATAGAAGCGCTTGCTTGTGGAGTCCCCGTGATTTCCTATCGTCGTGGTGGTCCTGCGGAAATTGTCCAAGATGGCAAAACGGGATTTTTGGTAGAACCAGATAGTCTCCCTGGGTTAGTTAATGCTGTTTCCCACTTGGATCAAATCAACCGTCAAACCTGTCGCGCCTCAGCAGAAACCGAATTTTCTCTGGAAGCTTTGGGCGATCGCTTTGAAGAATGGTTTATACAAATTTTAGATTTTTGA
- a CDS encoding S66 peptidase family protein, which produces MQSKTQNLISKIVPPPLKPGDLLQVIAPSGALREFEAFQKGVEIWRSRGYQLEILPEIDDKWGYLAGKDEHRREQLATAWKKPECRGIVCTRGGFGSTRILENWTWDCRDIVSNVSTEKWLVGFSDITALLWSLYTTGICSVHGPVLTTLASEPDWSIQRLFDAVEGRSLAPLKGCGWGGGVATGILLPGNLTVATHLLGTPMLPDMDGVILALEDVTEAPYRIDRMLTQWRMSGALAKVHGIALGSFSRCEPPPNVPSFSVEEVLRDRLGDLGIPIVSNLPFGHEAPNAALPVGVLATLDAEQGILSLGEMEC; this is translated from the coding sequence ATGCAATCCAAAACTCAAAATCTTATATCTAAAATTGTTCCACCACCTCTCAAACCAGGTGACTTACTACAAGTGATTGCTCCCAGCGGTGCTTTGCGAGAATTTGAAGCTTTCCAAAAAGGGGTAGAAATTTGGCGCTCGCGTGGCTATCAGTTAGAAATCCTACCAGAGATAGACGACAAATGGGGATATTTAGCAGGTAAGGACGAACACCGTCGCGAGCAGCTAGCCACAGCATGGAAAAAGCCGGAGTGTCGCGGTATCGTTTGTACTAGAGGTGGTTTCGGCAGTACCCGCATCCTAGAAAATTGGACATGGGATTGTCGAGACATTGTATCCAACGTCTCGACAGAAAAATGGCTCGTTGGCTTTTCTGACATCACCGCTCTTTTGTGGAGCCTTTACACAACAGGGATTTGCAGCGTTCACGGTCCCGTGCTGACAACTCTCGCCTCAGAGCCAGATTGGTCAATCCAAAGGTTATTTGATGCCGTCGAAGGTCGCTCTCTTGCACCTCTCAAAGGTTGTGGTTGGGGTGGGGGCGTTGCTACTGGTATTCTATTACCTGGTAATCTCACGGTTGCCACCCATCTCCTTGGTACGCCAATGCTACCAGATATGGATGGTGTGATATTAGCATTAGAGGATGTGACAGAAGCTCCCTACCGCATTGACCGAATGTTGACGCAGTGGCGGATGAGCGGTGCTTTAGCAAAAGTGCATGGTATTGCGCTGGGTAGCTTTAGCCGTTGTGAACCACCACCAAACGTTCCTAGCTTTAGTGTTGAGGAAGTTTTGCGCGATCGCTTGGGTGATTTGGGCATTCCCATCGTCTCAAACTTGCCTTTTGGTCATGAAGCGCCCAACGCTGCTTTACCAGTTGGTGTATTGGCAACTTTGGATGCAGAGCAAGGAATTTTGAGTTTAGGGGAGATGGAATGTTGA